The following proteins are co-located in the Desulfobacterales bacterium genome:
- a CDS encoding ATP-binding protein, translating to MFKDRLVYPELEKQKDNQKITVLVGARQVGKTTLMHRLYESFAKKHPCLFLDLDIYSNYERVSSYENCINTLKLNGYQGTGDELFILFLDEFQRYADISRVLKNLSDHHPDIKIYASGSSSLAINEQIQESLAGRKRVLRIYPLNFREYLHFIERPDLIQKLDNLSNIQSDRLFELIPEAFQELERFMIYGGYPEVALVPDNEKQAVLASIFDLYVKKDLVDFLKIERIQHARTLIRQLAVNHGQQARFSQLSQVAGIDDKTTKNYIEILKETFLITVHTPWFTNRNKELVKMPKIYFLDSGVRNFFVNNFNAGDVRSDMPYIFEGFVISELIKSGVASENIKFWRTKNKQEVDMVLDDGSVITPVEIKYKKRLKPSDYNGLYRFRQAYPECGTPFMVNPASNRPAESGVLRVSPFELNRVRRVSNLEL from the coding sequence ATGTTTAAAGACAGGCTTGTATATCCGGAACTGGAAAAACAGAAAGACAATCAAAAGATTACGGTTCTGGTGGGCGCAAGGCAAGTGGGCAAGACGACCCTGATGCACCGGCTGTATGAGTCGTTTGCTAAAAAACACCCCTGCCTGTTTTTGGATCTGGATATCTATTCCAATTATGAGCGTGTCAGCTCTTACGAAAACTGTATTAACACGCTCAAATTGAATGGGTACCAGGGGACAGGCGATGAGTTGTTTATCCTTTTTCTGGATGAGTTTCAACGATATGCGGACATCAGCCGGGTGTTGAAAAATCTCAGCGACCATCATCCGGATATCAAGATTTATGCATCCGGCTCCTCTTCACTGGCCATAAATGAACAGATCCAGGAAAGCCTGGCCGGCCGAAAACGGGTTCTGCGGATATATCCGTTAAATTTCAGGGAGTATCTGCATTTTATCGAGCGGCCTGACTTGATCCAAAAACTTGACAATTTGTCAAATATTCAATCCGACCGGCTTTTTGAGCTCATCCCGGAAGCTTTCCAGGAACTGGAGCGCTTCATGATTTATGGCGGCTATCCGGAAGTAGCACTGGTGCCGGACAATGAAAAACAGGCGGTGCTGGCCTCGATCTTTGATCTCTATGTCAAAAAAGATCTGGTGGATTTTTTGAAGATTGAACGAATTCAGCATGCCAGGACACTGATTCGACAGCTTGCGGTCAATCATGGCCAGCAGGCCCGTTTCAGTCAGTTGTCCCAAGTGGCCGGTATTGATGATAAGACAACGAAAAACTATATCGAAATCCTCAAGGAGACATTTCTGATCACGGTTCATACCCCCTGGTTTACCAACCGGAACAAGGAATTGGTCAAAATGCCCAAGATATATTTTTTAGACAGCGGGGTTCGGAATTTTTTTGTCAATAATTTCAATGCCGGTGATGTCCGGTCGGATATGCCGTATATTTTTGAAGGGTTTGTGATTTCCGAATTGATCAAATCAGGGGTCGCATCCGAAAATATTAAATTCTGGCGCACGAAAAACAAGCAGGAAGTCGATATGGTATTAGATGACGGCAGTGTGATCACGCCTGTTGAAATAAAATACAAAAAACGACTCAAGCCATCAGACTACAACGGGCTTTACCGGTTCAGGCAGGCCTATCCCGAATGCGGGACGCCTTTCATGGTGAATCCGGCGAGCAACCGGCCGGCGGAAAGCGGCGTGCTGCGGGTATCTCCTTTTGAGTTGAACCGGGTGAGAAGGGTGTCAAACCTTGAATTGTGA
- a CDS encoding PIN domain-containing protein has product MIKRLLDSVILIDHLNTINVASDFIRSLSPEETAISVITYAEIMVGVKPADKALVKSFLYQFTIFPIDISIAEIASDLRQKHGWKLPDAFQAAIAVHHNIQLTTRNTKDFSSAKHNFVEIPYTL; this is encoded by the coding sequence ATGATTAAACGGCTTTTAGATTCTGTCATTCTTATTGACCACCTGAATACCATTAATGTCGCTTCTGATTTTATCCGATCTCTTTCGCCTGAGGAGACTGCCATTTCAGTCATCACTTATGCTGAAATTATGGTTGGCGTCAAACCAGCGGACAAGGCGTTGGTGAAGTCATTTCTTTACCAGTTTACCATCTTTCCCATTGATATCAGCATTGCAGAAATTGCATCTGACTTAAGGCAAAAACATGGTTGGAAATTGCCGGATGCATTTCAGGCAGCGATTGCAGTGCACCACAATATTCAACTCACAACAAGAAATACAAAAGACTTTTCATCTGCCAAACATAACTTTGTCGAGATCCCCTATACATTATGA
- a CDS encoding HigA family addiction module antitoxin, which yields MEEYTVKRPLKRPPTHPGEILREDVLINLGLSVSEAARKLGVSRQQLHRILACTHPISIEMALRIGKFVGNGPGIWLRMQQAHDLWQAEQRMRDQLSKIEPATSDYCNNQDCL from the coding sequence ATGGAAGAATACACGGTGAAAAGGCCGTTAAAAAGGCCGCCAACCCATCCGGGGGAAATTCTGCGGGAAGATGTATTGATAAATCTTGGGTTATCGGTAAGCGAAGCAGCACGAAAACTCGGGGTTTCCCGACAGCAGTTGCATCGCATCTTAGCCTGCACGCATCCGATTTCAATAGAAATGGCTCTTCGAATCGGCAAATTCGTTGGAAACGGACCTGGCATATGGTTACGTATGCAGCAGGCGCATGATCTTTGGCAAGCTGAGCAACGAATGAGGGATCAGTTATCAAAAATTGAACCGGCTACATCTGATTATTGCAACAATCAAGATTGTCTATGA
- a CDS encoding type II toxin-antitoxin system RelE/ParE family toxin: protein MSKVARRKLRQLEIANHLEDLRIPPGNHLEALKGSRAGQYSIRINDQWRICFRWSNGFACEGCQTLNCELKKGSSEFRVHSSQFRVQGSVEAPKRKKHQKEKSTKSQITNYKQEPSRIKHQITKHKFQTSTKSQ from the coding sequence ATTTCCAAGGTTGCCCGGCGAAAACTCAGGCAGCTCGAAATCGCCAATCACCTTGAGGATTTAAGAATTCCCCCCGGCAATCATTTAGAGGCGCTTAAAGGCAGTCGTGCCGGTCAATATAGCATTCGCATTAATGATCAGTGGCGGATCTGCTTTCGCTGGTCGAATGGATTCGCATGTGAAGGGTGTCAAACCTTGAATTGTGAATTAAAGAAGGGAAGTTCAGAGTTCAGGGTTCACAGTTCACAGTTCAGGGTTCAGGGCTCGGTCGAAGCACCAAAAAGAAAAAAGCACCAAAAAGAAAAAAGCACCAAATCTCAAATTACAAATTACAAACAAGAACCAAGCAGAATTAAGCACCAAATAACAAAACACAAATTTCAAACAAGCACCAAATCTCAATGA
- a CDS encoding UPF0175 family protein: MTMTQLIIEVPETAFAAFKQTPAEFARAMKMTALVKWYEEGKISQSKAAEIAGISRQEFLEHLYEHKISPYQLAPEELIDEVG; encoded by the coding sequence ATGACCATGACGCAATTGATCATAGAAGTGCCGGAGACAGCGTTTGCGGCATTCAAGCAGACGCCGGCTGAATTCGCCCGGGCAATGAAAATGACAGCTCTTGTTAAGTGGTATGAAGAGGGCAAGATTTCACAGTCCAAGGCAGCCGAAATCGCGGGTATATCCCGGCAGGAGTTTCTTGAACATTTATATGAGCATAAAATTTCACCGTATCAGCTTGCCCCTGAGGAATTAATCGATGAAGTCGGATAA
- the istB gene encoding IS21-like element helper ATPase IstB, translated as MLTHPIMDKLQAMKFYGMRKAFEEQLQTADIEKFSFEERLGLLVDREHTERQDRQLKTRLKKAKLRHQTSMEDIDYTYPRGLDKQFILSLAACEWLKARHNVFITGPTGIGKSYLACALAHKACLEGYSALYLRVPKLFSELSLAKGDGRYGKLLAGFAKTHLLILDDWGLSNLTKEQQRDFLEIIEDRCEIHSTVITSQLPVSHWHEVIDDPTLADAILDRLVHNAYKINLKGDSMRKKKES; from the coding sequence ATGTTGACCCATCCGATTATGGACAAATTACAGGCAATGAAGTTCTACGGCATGCGAAAGGCATTTGAAGAGCAACTGCAGACGGCTGATATCGAAAAGTTCTCCTTTGAAGAACGCTTGGGTCTGCTTGTGGATCGAGAACATACAGAAAGGCAGGATAGACAGCTAAAGACCCGGCTGAAAAAAGCCAAGCTGCGGCATCAGACCAGTATGGAGGACATAGATTATACCTATCCCCGGGGGCTGGATAAGCAGTTCATATTATCGCTTGCCGCCTGCGAATGGTTAAAAGCCCGTCACAATGTATTTATCACCGGGCCGACCGGGATCGGAAAATCGTATTTGGCCTGCGCACTTGCCCACAAGGCCTGTCTGGAAGGATATAGTGCGTTGTATCTGCGGGTGCCGAAATTGTTCTCCGAGCTGAGTCTGGCCAAAGGCGACGGCCGTTACGGCAAACTTTTGGCCGGCTTCGCCAAAACGCACTTATTAATCCTCGATGACTGGGGCTTATCAAACCTTACCAAGGAGCAGCAGCGGGATTTTCTTGAAATCATAGAGGATCGCTGTGAGATCCACTCAACAGTAATCACCAGCCAGCTGCCGGTATCGCATTGGCACGAGGTCATCGATGATCCGACCCTGGCCGATGCCATCCTCGACCGCCTGGTTCACAATGCATACAAAATCAATCTGAAAGGAGACTCTATGCGGAAGAAAAAAGAAAGTTGA
- a CDS encoding ATP-binding protein: protein MTSTLSLIKKGESERLEFKTAFGKEVIETLSAFANSNGGTVLIGVGDKGKIAGVQAGQESVQQWINQIKNSTSPSIIPDTEIISHQNKTIVALSVISYPIKPISFKGKYYKRVHNSNHLMDLNEIANEHLKTMNLSWDFAPDIGHSIGDISLDKVNHFIDMCNHFRDYPISDDPLTVLKKFELIRENTITFGCFLLFCKKPSLTTTIDAGRFDSEVIIRDSETIRDDLFSEVDAAMNFVRKHISKRMVISGKAQRDEVWEYPLEAVREIVINMIVHRDYRASADSTIKIFGDRIEFFNPGGLPPGIRMEDIISGKIASNPRNKQIASIFKEAGIIEKYGSGIKRVRQTMKRAGAREPLFEGLADCFKVTLYPIDGSGSGGVNGGVSGGVSGGVTEVLNFIYNNPGNNTRQIQDQLGVTRRTLERLLKTLRDQGKIEFRGAPKSGGYYVKGVKP from the coding sequence ATGACAAGTACTTTATCCCTAATAAAGAAGGGTGAATCCGAACGGCTTGAGTTTAAAACCGCCTTTGGCAAAGAGGTGATTGAAACCTTATCCGCCTTTGCAAATTCAAACGGAGGCACTGTTCTTATCGGTGTTGGGGATAAAGGAAAGATTGCGGGCGTTCAGGCCGGGCAGGAAAGCGTTCAGCAATGGATAAACCAAATAAAAAATTCGACCAGCCCTTCCATTATTCCGGATACAGAAATTATCTCCCATCAAAACAAGACAATCGTTGCGCTTTCGGTTATTTCCTACCCCATCAAGCCCATAAGTTTTAAAGGAAAATACTATAAGCGGGTTCATAATTCCAATCATTTGATGGATCTCAATGAAATCGCCAACGAGCACTTAAAAACGATGAATCTCAGCTGGGATTTTGCGCCGGATATCGGCCATAGTATTGGCGACATTTCGCTCGACAAGGTGAATCATTTCATTGATATGTGCAATCACTTCAGAGATTATCCTATCTCAGATGATCCCCTGACGGTCTTAAAGAAGTTTGAACTCATTCGGGAAAATACAATCACGTTTGGTTGTTTTCTGCTTTTCTGCAAGAAACCGTCATTGACAACCACCATTGATGCCGGGCGCTTCGATTCTGAAGTTATTATCAGAGACAGTGAAACCATTCGGGACGACCTTTTTTCGGAAGTCGATGCAGCCATGAATTTTGTGCGTAAACACATCAGCAAAAGAATGGTTATATCCGGCAAAGCCCAGAGGGATGAGGTTTGGGAATATCCGCTTGAAGCCGTGAGGGAAATTGTCATCAATATGATAGTTCATCGTGATTACCGGGCCAGTGCGGATTCAACAATCAAGATATTCGGGGACAGGATCGAGTTTTTTAACCCGGGCGGCCTTCCCCCGGGCATTCGCATGGAAGATATTATCTCCGGAAAAATTGCCTCCAATCCGAGAAATAAACAAATTGCTTCGATTTTTAAGGAGGCCGGAATTATTGAAAAGTATGGGTCGGGTATTAAGCGGGTTCGGCAGACAATGAAAAGGGCTGGGGCGCGTGAGCCATTGTTTGAAGGGTTGGCTGACTGTTTCAAGGTTACTTTGTATCCTATTGATGGTTCCGGAAGTGGCGGAGTAAATGGCGGAGTAAGTGGCGGAGTAAGTGGCGGAGTAACGGAAGTGTTGAACTTTATATATAACAACCCAGGTAACAATACCAGGCAGATACAGGATCAATTGGGTGTTACAAGAAGAACTCTTGAGCGCCTTTTGAAAACGCTCAGGGATCAGGGGAAAATAGAGTTTCGCGGGGCGCCTAAAAGTGGGGGGTATTATGTGAAGGGTGTCAAACCTTGA
- a CDS encoding BrnT family toxin has product MVKPKKILESCTGFEWDQGNLTKNWDQHDVSNGECEQIFFNRPLIIKQNKEHSKNENRYYVLGRTNVNRLLFAVFTVRNDKIRIISARDMTDAEIERYLK; this is encoded by the coding sequence ATGGTTAAACCAAAAAAAATATTGGAAAGTTGTACCGGTTTTGAATGGGATCAGGGCAATCTTACCAAGAATTGGGATCAACATGATGTTTCAAACGGAGAATGTGAACAAATATTTTTTAATAGACCTTTAATAATAAAACAGAACAAAGAGCATTCCAAAAATGAAAATCGATATTATGTGCTTGGTCGTACGAATGTAAATCGCCTGCTTTTTGCCGTTTTTACTGTTCGTAACGACAAAATACGAATAATTTCCGCACGTGATATGACAGATGCGGAAATTGAAAGGTATCTCAAATGA
- a CDS encoding BrnA antitoxin family protein, whose translation MKIPKFKSEAEERLFWQKHDSSEYIDWSDAENVVMPKLKPSTRSISIRLPESMIEELKVIANKRDVPYQSLLKIFISERIDAELHQ comes from the coding sequence ATGAAAATACCAAAATTTAAAAGTGAGGCCGAAGAGCGTCTTTTCTGGCAAAAACATGATTCTTCAGAATATATTGACTGGTCAGATGCAGAAAATGTCGTTATGCCTAAGCTTAAGCCTTCGACCCGATCAATTTCCATCCGTCTCCCTGAGTCCATGATTGAAGAGCTTAAAGTGATTGCAAATAAACGAGACGTACCCTACCAGTCGCTGCTTAAAATTTTTATATCTGAGCGAATTGACGCTGAACTGCATCAGTAA
- a CDS encoding nucleotidyltransferase domain-containing protein has product MKIEEIKRIAEELIAKLRPEVKVVRIYAYGSQVRGEAVPGSDLDFLIEVPEKSASLKRRIQNAAWELSLEKEIVISVVVVSESEFHYGPLSVSCLARNIEREGIEIAA; this is encoded by the coding sequence ATGAAGATAGAAGAAATAAAAAGAATAGCTGAGGAGTTAATTGCGAAGTTAAGGCCTGAGGTTAAAGTTGTGCGTATTTATGCCTATGGTTCGCAAGTCAGGGGAGAGGCAGTGCCTGGATCCGATCTCGATTTTTTGATAGAAGTGCCTGAGAAAAGCGCTTCTTTAAAAAGACGGATACAGAATGCAGCCTGGGAACTGAGCCTTGAAAAAGAAATCGTAATTTCAGTTGTTGTGGTAAGTGAAAGTGAATTTCACTATGGGCCCTTGTCTGTTAGCTGTCTTGCTCGAAACATTGAGCGCGAAGGAATCGAGATAGCGGCATGA
- a CDS encoding nucleotidyltransferase domain-containing protein, whose product MNKQNIIAECKKVLKDHYGKRFYGLFLYGSAARGDAENTSDIDLLVILSGAFDYFTELRTIVDLLYPFQLESENLISAKPVSLEEFEAGSSQLYRNAKQEGVAA is encoded by the coding sequence ATGAATAAACAAAACATTATAGCGGAATGCAAGAAAGTTTTGAAAGACCACTACGGCAAACGATTTTATGGCCTGTTTTTATATGGTTCGGCTGCTCGTGGCGATGCGGAAAATACAAGCGATATTGATTTGCTTGTGATTTTATCGGGTGCTTTCGATTATTTTACTGAATTGCGGACGATAGTAGATCTGCTTTATCCGTTTCAACTTGAATCCGAAAATCTCATATCAGCCAAACCGGTTTCATTGGAGGAATTTGAGGCGGGAAGTTCGCAACTTTATCGCAATGCAAAGCAGGAAGGTGTCGCGGCTTGA
- a CDS encoding HEPN domain-containing protein, whose translation MSSEKYTEEIRANIERADRAVEAAKQLLSGGYSDFAASRAYYAAFYAATGLLLKEKLTFRKHSGVIATIHKNFIKPGRLEKHHGRNLNWLFELQGVGDYGVTLHVPMADARQAVDAAAEFVDAVKRMI comes from the coding sequence TTGAGTTCGGAAAAATACACCGAAGAAATCCGAGCAAATATTGAAAGGGCAGACCGAGCTGTTGAAGCGGCAAAACAATTATTATCAGGTGGGTATTCTGATTTTGCGGCTTCAAGAGCATATTATGCTGCATTTTATGCGGCAACAGGGCTTTTATTAAAAGAAAAACTGACGTTTCGCAAGCATAGTGGCGTCATCGCCACAATTCATAAAAACTTTATCAAGCCGGGCAGATTGGAAAAGCATCATGGCAGGAATTTGAACTGGCTTTTTGAGTTGCAAGGTGTTGGGGATTATGGGGTTACCCTTCATGTGCCCATGGCAGATGCCAGGCAGGCTGTTGATGCAGCAGCAGAATTTGTGGATGCGGTAAAAAGGATGATTTGA
- a CDS encoding ATP-binding protein: MIPRDSEKIIHAQLHGFPIVTITGPRQAGKTTLARAVFPHKPYFSLEDPDIRQLVVEDPRAFLSRMPDGAVLDEVQRVPEMLSYLQTHVDKDGRTGLFLITGSQQFGLMAGITQSLAGRTAFIELLPFSVGELEAAGIRPAELDHMLFTGGYPPLYDRPLSPRFWLPAYVTAYVERDVRQLLNVQDLDAFQRFLRLCAGRSGQILNLSSLAADCGITHNTAKSWISVLEASYILFQLRPHHANFRKRLVKSPKLYFYDTGLLCWLLGIQEAQQLATHPLRGSIFETFIVSELMKIRFNRMENVGFYFWRDSNGNEIDVIADYGGKLMPIEIKAGQTLNRDFFSGLEKWMALAGNQSIAPALIYGGSEKMEHKGVKVFNWEAVGEVLRVSNLEL, from the coding sequence ATGATTCCCCGTGATTCCGAGAAAATCATCCACGCGCAGTTGCACGGCTTTCCGATCGTTACAATCACCGGGCCCAGGCAAGCGGGAAAAACGACGCTGGCACGCGCCGTATTTCCCCACAAACCTTATTTCTCGCTTGAAGATCCCGATATCCGGCAATTGGTTGTTGAAGATCCCAGGGCTTTTCTAAGCCGCATGCCTGATGGCGCGGTGTTAGATGAGGTTCAGCGGGTCCCTGAAATGCTTTCCTATTTGCAGACCCATGTTGACAAAGACGGACGAACGGGTCTTTTTTTAATTACAGGTTCCCAACAGTTCGGCTTGATGGCCGGGATTACGCAGTCATTGGCAGGGCGGACTGCATTTATTGAGCTGCTTCCTTTTTCGGTCGGGGAATTAGAGGCGGCGGGAATTCGGCCGGCCGAGCTTGACCATATGCTTTTTACCGGTGGATATCCACCGTTGTATGATCGGCCGTTATCACCACGTTTCTGGCTGCCGGCTTATGTTACAGCTTATGTAGAACGCGATGTCCGGCAGCTCCTTAATGTCCAGGACCTGGACGCATTTCAGCGGTTTCTGAGGTTGTGTGCGGGACGGAGCGGGCAAATTTTGAATCTTTCATCATTGGCGGCGGATTGCGGTATTACCCATAACACGGCGAAATCATGGATTTCGGTGCTGGAGGCCAGTTATATCCTGTTTCAGTTGCGCCCCCATCATGCCAATTTTCGTAAGCGGTTGGTCAAATCGCCAAAACTATATTTTTATGACACCGGGTTGCTGTGTTGGCTTTTGGGCATTCAGGAGGCGCAACAGCTTGCCACCCACCCATTGCGCGGCAGTATATTTGAAACGTTTATCGTCTCCGAATTGATGAAAATCCGATTTAACCGGATGGAAAATGTGGGTTTTTATTTCTGGCGGGACAGCAACGGCAACGAGATTGACGTCATCGCCGATTATGGCGGCAAACTGATGCCGATTGAAATTAAGGCGGGTCAGACTCTTAATCGGGATTTTTTTTCCGGGCTTGAAAAATGGATGGCGTTAGCCGGTAATCAATCGATTGCGCCTGCGCTTATTTACGGTGGCTCCGAAAAAATGGAGCATAAGGGCGTCAAGGTATTTAATTGGGAGGCGGTGGGGGAGGTTTTGAGGGTGTCAAACCTTGAATTGTGA
- a CDS encoding transposase yields MVKSYLYMHIMGRAWRIEYPGAIYHLLSRGNAGQEIFMSEKDRHLFSNTVAEFAERFEIDILAYVFMPNHYHLMARTRHANLKTAMQWLGTTYTRRFNNRNSKQGHLFQGRYKSILVEDESYFIGLSCYIHRNPLRAGLVNRLIDYPWSSYPVYAYGKKGPDWLRTEKILSAFDSSDPHAGYRLKVQDYANEEKQLMEDLRHGFILGSEQFAENIRNRFLPETPEIEIPQQKKLAKDMNSGDQIEKAAATLGLDMEKCVQAGRLRGEDKQKRDLLLYLMWNTGLMTNAELGNRFAMTYSAVSHNVASIKKQINQSEQLQSWLAQLNSQFKV; encoded by the coding sequence ATGGTTAAGTCCTATCTCTATATGCATATTATGGGAAGAGCATGGCGAATTGAATATCCGGGCGCAATCTATCATTTGCTGTCCCGGGGCAATGCCGGACAGGAAATCTTCATGTCTGAAAAAGACCGGCATTTGTTTTCAAATACGGTTGCCGAATTTGCGGAACGTTTCGAAATCGATATTCTTGCCTATGTGTTTATGCCCAACCATTACCACCTTATGGCCAGAACCCGTCACGCCAACCTGAAAACTGCCATGCAATGGCTCGGCACCACCTACACCCGGCGATTTAATAATCGCAATAGCAAACAGGGCCACCTTTTTCAAGGCCGTTATAAAAGTATTCTGGTCGAAGACGAATCCTATTTCATCGGACTGTCCTGCTACATTCACCGCAATCCCTTAAGAGCCGGCCTTGTCAACCGGCTTATCGACTATCCATGGAGCAGCTATCCGGTATATGCTTACGGAAAAAAGGGGCCGGACTGGCTGCGCACGGAAAAGATCCTTTCCGCTTTCGACAGCAGCGACCCGCACGCCGGATACCGGCTTAAAGTCCAGGATTATGCCAACGAGGAAAAGCAGCTGATGGAGGATCTTCGCCACGGATTTATTTTAGGGTCTGAGCAGTTTGCGGAAAATATCCGAAACCGGTTTCTGCCGGAAACACCGGAAATTGAAATCCCTCAGCAGAAAAAACTGGCAAAGGATATGAACAGCGGGGATCAGATTGAAAAAGCCGCCGCGACCCTTGGCCTGGATATGGAAAAATGCGTTCAAGCCGGACGGCTGCGGGGTGAGGACAAACAGAAACGGGATTTATTGCTTTACTTGATGTGGAACACCGGGCTGATGACCAATGCGGAACTCGGAAACCGGTTTGCCATGACCTACTCTGCTGTAAGCCACAATGTAGCATCAATCAAAAAACAGATTAACCAAAGCGAGCAGCTTCAATCATGGCTGGCACAGCTTAATTCACAATTCAAGGTTTGA
- a CDS encoding ankyrin repeat domain-containing protein, translating into MSRIIHNSRFDTLVTLVLLVVVVALSGCAALQGNGLIIAAGEGDAAEAQAALEKSVDVNRVDKEQRFALLEAASNGHPEVVELLVENGADVDLSNRSGMTALMAAASSGHESIVRYLIAQDADVSLKNQRGFTALHFALDQGDINVIEALVEKGAPVNVSGKKEVPPLFLAVERANKAAAELLIENGAELDAKNPDGNTPLHAAAKKASPELVQLLLDAGAPVSAKNDNGADALLVAAGSNYFTIVENLYKRVADSVDGDFAQYQADADEDGAGQRYNLYDILQALEGIRPGYSSDTDIKEFHHALANSPLTLVVSEETFQSVIAGLRKDYLETATLLLEAGLPVNTSDRRGETVLMKLCKQKDCVAAEFEKKSIQLAPDVAARLNSACENAGIIHAELMVLFIKKGADVAARDENEQTALMYACENENFQYAKFLIRHGADVNKANYEGWTPLIYAAANEDFEMVKLLLDAGAAVNAANSFGETALLKVAHRNNPKIAELLVKNGADPDIENSHSNSPRSIAREYGYSEILEIFRR; encoded by the coding sequence ATGTCAAGGATAATTCACAATTCAAGGTTTGACACCCTTGTCACCCTTGTTTTGCTGGTGGTGGTGGTGGCGTTGTCGGGGTGTGCGGCGCTGCAGGGCAATGGGTTGATAATCGCGGCAGGTGAGGGCGATGCCGCAGAGGCGCAAGCGGCGTTGGAGAAAAGCGTTGATGTGAACAGGGTGGATAAGGAGCAGCGGTTCGCCCTGCTGGAGGCTGCTTCAAACGGGCATCCGGAGGTTGTAGAGCTTTTGGTGGAAAACGGGGCGGATGTTGATTTGTCGAATCGCTCCGGCATGACGGCGCTGATGGCGGCGGCTTCGAGTGGCCATGAATCGATTGTTCGCTATTTGATTGCGCAGGATGCGGATGTGTCGCTCAAAAACCAGCGGGGGTTTACCGCCCTTCACTTTGCTTTGGATCAGGGCGATATCAATGTGATTGAGGCCCTGGTGGAAAAGGGGGCGCCGGTTAATGTCAGCGGGAAAAAGGAAGTCCCCCCATTATTTCTGGCGGTTGAGCGGGCCAATAAAGCCGCTGCCGAACTCCTTATCGAAAACGGGGCCGAGTTGGATGCAAAAAATCCCGACGGCAACACCCCGCTGCATGCGGCGGCAAAAAAAGCGAGCCCTGAATTGGTTCAATTGCTGCTCGATGCGGGGGCGCCGGTTTCCGCAAAAAATGATAATGGGGCGGATGCGCTTTTGGTTGCTGCCGGTTCAAATTACTTTACGATTGTCGAAAACCTGTACAAGCGTGTTGCCGATTCGGTCGACGGAGATTTCGCTCAATATCAGGCAGATGCAGATGAGGATGGCGCCGGGCAGCGGTATAACCTGTATGACATCCTGCAGGCATTGGAGGGCATCCGGCCGGGCTACAGCAGTGACACCGATATAAAAGAGTTCCACCACGCGCTTGCGAACAGCCCCCTTACCCTTGTTGTTTCAGAGGAAACCTTTCAATCCGTGATTGCCGGGCTGCGCAAGGATTACCTCGAGACGGCCACGCTGCTGCTGGAAGCCGGGCTGCCTGTAAATACATCGGATAGAAGAGGCGAGACTGTTCTGATGAAGCTCTGCAAGCAGAAAGACTGTGTGGCTGCGGAGTTTGAGAAAAAATCCATTCAACTGGCCCCGGATGTAGCCGCCCGGCTAAATTCAGCCTGCGAGAATGCGGGAATAATCCACGCCGAACTCATGGTATTGTTTATTAAAAAAGGGGCGGATGTGGCGGCCCGGGATGAAAATGAGCAGACCGCCTTGATGTACGCATGTGAGAATGAAAATTTTCAATATGCGAAGTTTTTGATCCGGCACGGGGCGGATGTGAACAAAGCCAATTATGAGGGATGGACCCCGCTGATCTATGCCGCTGCCAATGAAGATTTTGAAATGGTTAAGCTTTTGCTTGATGCGGGGGCGGCGGTGAATGCCGCTAATTCATTCGGCGAGACCGCGTTGTTGAAGGTGGCGCATCGGAATAATCCGAAGATTGCGGAGCTGCTGGTCAAAAACGGGGCGGATCCGGATATTGAAAATTCGCACAGCAATTCGCCGAGGAGTATCGCCAGGGAGTATGGGTATTCCGAGATTTTGGAGATATTTCGGAGATGA